In one window of Comamonas testosteroni DNA:
- a CDS encoding Bug family tripartite tricarboxylate transporter substrate binding protein encodes MQRSDFLKSCLALASVLALPAAHAATATEQLSAAPFTVIAPFPAGGPVDILARILATGLTEHYKQAAIVDNRPGASGNIGIDMVKRAKPDGHTLLVVPQGNLTINPTLMPKLPYNVFGDFVPVASMGRTANVIAVNPQVAAKSVQELVALSKARPNSISYASPGVGSSLHLAGELFKDKSGADIMHVAYKGSAQGVTDVLGGTIPMIVANLPTVLPHLQSGKLRALAVTDGSRSGFLPNVPTLAEAGVPGIAISSWYGVLAPKNTPAEVVKQLGEDIDKILKTPAALNQLKAQGMTPWVVKGEAFGELIRKETGLWAPIIKSHEIEAQ; translated from the coding sequence ATGCAACGCTCCGACTTTCTCAAATCCTGCCTGGCGCTGGCCAGCGTCCTGGCCCTGCCCGCCGCCCATGCAGCGACTGCCACAGAGCAGCTTTCCGCCGCGCCGTTCACCGTCATTGCGCCTTTCCCTGCCGGCGGCCCTGTGGACATTCTGGCGCGCATTCTGGCGACCGGCCTGACCGAGCATTACAAGCAGGCCGCCATCGTCGATAACCGTCCCGGCGCCAGCGGCAATATCGGCATCGATATGGTCAAGCGTGCCAAGCCCGACGGCCATACGCTGCTGGTCGTGCCGCAGGGCAATCTGACCATCAACCCGACGCTGATGCCCAAGCTGCCCTACAACGTGTTCGGCGACTTCGTGCCCGTGGCTTCCATGGGGCGCACGGCCAATGTCATTGCAGTCAATCCGCAGGTGGCGGCCAAGTCGGTTCAGGAACTGGTGGCGCTGTCCAAGGCCAGGCCCAACTCCATCAGCTACGCTTCGCCCGGCGTGGGCTCCAGCCTGCATCTGGCCGGCGAGCTGTTCAAGGACAAGTCGGGCGCGGACATCATGCATGTGGCCTACAAAGGCTCGGCCCAGGGCGTGACCGATGTGCTGGGCGGCACCATCCCCATGATCGTGGCCAATCTGCCCACCGTGCTGCCCCATTTGCAGTCGGGCAAGCTGCGCGCGCTGGCCGTGACCGACGGCTCGCGCTCGGGCTTTTTGCCCAATGTGCCGACCCTGGCCGAAGCCGGCGTGCCGGGGATTGCCATTTCCTCCTGGTATGGCGTGCTGGCTCCGAAGAACACGCCTGCAGAGGTGGTCAAGCAGCTGGGCGAGGATATCGACAAGATTCTGAAGACCCCGGCGGCGCTCAATCAGCTCAAGGCACAGGGCATGACGCCCTGGGTGGTCAAGGGCGAGGCCTTCGGCGAGCTGATCCGCAAGGAAACCGGACTCTGGGCGCCCATCATCAAAAGTCATGAGATCGAGGCGCAGTAA
- a CDS encoding aldehyde dehydrogenase has translation MSKLELLPINIGGEWRLGGGDESASLYPATGEVVGRLRAPSLADVQEAIEKADHAFRTSGWAQKKPHERAAVLHRVAQLIRERAEPLAQLQRLDNGKPISETRALVASAAGTFQFFAAACETMEETITPSRGDFMTMSVYEPMGVVAAITPWNSPIASEAQKLAPALAAGNAVVVKPAEATPLLALELARICEEAGVPKGIVSVLPGRGSVIGDAITKHPLVKRVSFTGGTSTGKHIARIAADKMMPVSLELGGKSATMVLEDADLDHAVNGVLYGIFSSSGESCIAGSRLFVARKLYGDFMERLTAKAAALRVGDPADERTQMGPLITARHRESIESYVQLGLSEGGRLRTGGHRPEGALYERGYYYRPTILEGVTNNDQICQQEIFGPVLVAMPFDDEEALLEQANDSVYALAAGIWTRDYKAAWRIGRAVQAGTVWINTYKQFSISTPFGGWRDSGLGREKGRLGIQQYMEQKSLYWGLNESPIAWAN, from the coding sequence ATGTCCAAGCTAGAACTGCTCCCCATCAATATCGGCGGCGAATGGCGTCTTGGCGGCGGCGATGAGTCCGCCTCGCTCTACCCCGCGACCGGCGAGGTGGTGGGCCGCCTGCGCGCCCCCAGCCTGGCCGATGTGCAAGAGGCCATAGAGAAGGCCGACCATGCCTTCCGCACCAGCGGCTGGGCCCAGAAAAAGCCCCATGAGCGCGCCGCCGTGCTGCACCGCGTGGCCCAGCTGATCCGTGAGCGCGCCGAGCCTCTGGCCCAGCTGCAGCGCCTCGATAACGGCAAGCCCATCAGCGAGACGCGCGCCCTGGTGGCCAGCGCCGCCGGCACCTTCCAGTTCTTCGCTGCGGCCTGCGAGACCATGGAAGAGACCATCACGCCCTCGCGTGGCGACTTCATGACCATGAGCGTCTACGAGCCCATGGGCGTGGTCGCGGCCATCACGCCGTGGAACTCGCCCATTGCCAGCGAGGCGCAAAAGCTCGCTCCCGCGCTGGCCGCCGGCAATGCCGTGGTCGTCAAGCCTGCCGAAGCCACGCCGCTGCTGGCGCTGGAGCTGGCCCGGATCTGCGAGGAAGCGGGTGTTCCGAAGGGCATCGTCAGCGTGCTGCCCGGTCGCGGCTCGGTGATCGGCGACGCCATCACCAAGCACCCGCTGGTCAAGCGCGTGTCCTTCACAGGCGGCACTTCCACGGGCAAGCACATCGCCCGCATCGCGGCCGACAAGATGATGCCCGTCTCTCTGGAGCTGGGCGGCAAGTCGGCCACCATGGTGCTGGAGGACGCCGATCTCGACCACGCCGTCAACGGCGTGCTCTACGGCATCTTCAGCTCCTCGGGCGAGTCCTGCATCGCCGGTTCGCGCCTGTTCGTGGCGAGGAAGCTCTACGGCGACTTCATGGAGCGCCTCACGGCCAAGGCCGCCGCCTTGCGCGTGGGCGATCCGGCCGACGAGCGCACCCAGATGGGCCCGCTGATCACCGCCAGGCACCGCGAATCCATCGAAAGCTATGTGCAGCTGGGCCTGTCCGAAGGCGGCCGGCTGCGCACCGGCGGCCACCGCCCCGAGGGCGCGCTGTACGAGCGCGGCTACTACTACCGCCCGACCATCCTCGAAGGCGTGACCAACAACGACCAGATCTGCCAGCAGGAGATCTTCGGCCCCGTGCTCGTGGCCATGCCCTTCGACGACGAGGAGGCCCTGCTTGAGCAAGCCAACGACAGCGTCTACGCGCTGGCCGCCGGCATCTGGACGCGCGACTACAAGGCCGCCTGGCGCATAGGCCGCGCCGTGCAGGCCGGCACCGTGTGGATCAACACCTACAAGCAGTTCTCCATCTCCACACCCTTCGGCGGCTGGCGCGACAGCGGCCTGGGCCGTGAAAAAGGCCGTCTGGGCATACAGCAGTACATGGAGCAGAAAAGCCTGTACTGGGGCTTGAACGAGAGCCCCATCGCTTGGGCGAATTGA
- a CDS encoding thiamine pyrophosphate-binding protein: MPKQNQITVGAAVAEFLEHCDVKAAFGVISIHNMPILDAMFARGKVRFVMARGEAGAGNMADACARSTSSLGVCITSTGPASGNIAGSLVEAYTAGTPLLHITGQIETQYLDKKLSYIHEAPDQLTMLKSVSKAAFRVLSAETCLSTLKAAVQTAMTAPTGPVSVEIPIDIQQALIAMPADLSPLPVAVLAPGEAALDALAEQLAKARRPLLWLGGGARHAGAAVQRLKALGFGIVSTGQGRGIVPEDDPASLGAYNIQKPVEAFYQRCDAMLAVGTRLRSNETLKYELKLPRPLLRIDVDAAQQGRCYRDDGFVCGDSALALNGLADRLEARGYKADPELLADLRQVHDEVVATMRDGLGPYSALVQQLQQAVGRNFNWVRDVTVSNSTWGNRELRFFAPNAGVHATGGGIGMGMPMAIGAAIGAAESGSGRKTLGLAGDGGFILNLGELATLVQEECDTMIVLMNDQRYGVIQNIQDASYGGRRCYVELHTPDYAQLCASIKLPHARVSHLDELPAVLEGAWGRKGPFLLEIDMRAIGSFKTTFSGPPVNKLDQIPATTKAQ; the protein is encoded by the coding sequence ATGCCTAAGCAAAATCAAATCACCGTGGGCGCTGCCGTCGCCGAATTCCTCGAGCATTGCGACGTGAAGGCTGCCTTCGGGGTGATCTCCATCCACAACATGCCCATCCTCGATGCGATGTTTGCTCGCGGCAAGGTGCGCTTCGTGATGGCGCGCGGCGAGGCAGGCGCCGGCAATATGGCCGACGCCTGCGCGCGCTCCACATCCAGCCTGGGTGTGTGCATCACCAGCACCGGCCCGGCCTCCGGCAACATCGCCGGCAGCCTGGTGGAAGCCTATACGGCCGGCACGCCGCTCTTGCACATCACGGGCCAGATCGAGACCCAGTATCTGGACAAGAAGCTGTCGTACATCCACGAGGCGCCGGACCAGCTGACCATGCTGAAGTCCGTCTCCAAGGCCGCTTTCCGCGTGCTGAGCGCCGAGACCTGCCTGTCCACGCTCAAGGCTGCGGTGCAGACCGCGATGACTGCCCCTACGGGCCCGGTCAGTGTGGAGATCCCCATCGACATCCAGCAGGCGCTGATCGCCATGCCCGCCGACCTGTCGCCGCTGCCGGTGGCGGTGCTGGCTCCCGGCGAGGCCGCGCTCGATGCGCTGGCCGAGCAACTGGCCAAGGCCAGGCGTCCGCTGCTGTGGCTGGGCGGCGGCGCCCGCCATGCCGGTGCTGCGGTGCAGCGCCTGAAGGCCCTGGGCTTCGGCATCGTGAGCACCGGCCAGGGCCGCGGCATCGTGCCCGAGGACGACCCGGCCTCACTGGGCGCCTACAACATCCAGAAGCCCGTCGAAGCCTTCTACCAGCGCTGCGACGCCATGCTGGCCGTGGGCACGCGCCTGCGCAGCAACGAGACGCTGAAGTACGAACTCAAGCTGCCGCGCCCGCTGCTGCGCATCGATGTGGACGCCGCCCAGCAGGGCCGCTGCTATAGGGATGACGGCTTTGTCTGCGGCGACTCGGCCCTGGCCCTGAACGGCCTGGCCGACCGCCTGGAAGCGCGCGGCTATAAGGCCGACCCCGAGCTGCTGGCCGACCTGCGCCAGGTGCACGACGAGGTCGTGGCCACCATGCGCGACGGCCTGGGCCCCTACAGCGCCCTGGTGCAGCAGCTGCAGCAGGCCGTGGGTCGCAACTTCAATTGGGTGCGTGACGTGACCGTCTCCAACAGCACCTGGGGCAACCGCGAGCTGCGCTTCTTCGCGCCCAACGCCGGCGTGCACGCCACGGGCGGCGGCATCGGCATGGGCATGCCCATGGCCATCGGTGCGGCCATCGGCGCGGCCGAAAGCGGCTCGGGCCGCAAGACCCTGGGCCTGGCCGGCGACGGCGGCTTCATCCTGAACCTGGGCGAGCTCGCCACCCTGGTGCAGGAAGAGTGCGACACCATGATCGTGCTGATGAACGACCAGCGCTATGGCGTGATCCAGAACATCCAGGACGCCTCCTACGGCGGCCGCCGCTGCTATGTGGAGCTGCACACGCCCGACTACGCCCAGCTGTGCGCATCCATCAAGCTGCCCCATGCCCGCGTGAGTCATCTCGACGAGCTGCCCGCAGTGCTGGAAGGCGCCTGGGGCAGGAAGGGGCCCTTCCTGCTGGAGATCGACATGCGCGCCATCGGCAGCTTCAAGACCACGTTCTCGGGCCCGCCGGTGAACAAGCTCGATCAGATCCCGGCCACCACCAAGGCTCAGTGA
- a CDS encoding SDR family oxidoreductase gives MHDFKLDATAVVTGGSSGIGLATVELLLAQGARVALCGRNPERLEQAVEQLLERHPEARERLFAQACDVLDAGQVQQFARASEAALGPASILINNAGQGRVSTFENTSDEAWTEELHLKFFSVLHPTRAFLPQLERGSESAIVCVNSLLASQPEPHMVATSAARAGLKNLVRSMATEFAPKGIRVNGILVGLIESGQWRRRFEAREDKSQTWEQWSGALASTKHIPMGRLGKPAEAARAIFFLATPLSSYTTGSHIDVSGGHSRHA, from the coding sequence ATGCATGATTTCAAACTCGACGCCACGGCCGTCGTCACTGGCGGCTCTTCCGGCATAGGCCTGGCCACGGTGGAGCTGCTGCTGGCCCAGGGCGCACGCGTGGCCCTGTGCGGCCGCAATCCCGAGCGCCTGGAGCAGGCCGTCGAGCAACTGCTCGAGCGCCACCCCGAGGCCCGCGAGCGCCTGTTCGCACAGGCCTGCGACGTGCTCGATGCCGGGCAGGTGCAGCAGTTCGCCCGCGCCAGTGAAGCGGCTCTTGGCCCGGCTTCCATCCTCATCAACAACGCCGGTCAGGGCCGTGTCTCCACCTTCGAGAACACCAGCGACGAAGCCTGGACCGAGGAGCTGCACCTGAAGTTCTTCTCGGTGCTGCATCCCACGCGCGCCTTTCTGCCCCAGCTCGAACGCGGCAGCGAGTCGGCGATTGTCTGCGTGAACTCGCTGCTGGCCTCCCAGCCGGAGCCGCATATGGTGGCGACCTCGGCGGCGCGTGCCGGCCTCAAGAACCTGGTGCGCTCCATGGCCACCGAGTTCGCGCCCAAGGGCATACGCGTCAACGGCATCCTGGTCGGCCTGATCGAGTCCGGCCAGTGGCGCCGCCGCTTCGAAGCGCGCGAGGACAAGAGCCAGACCTGGGAGCAGTGGAGCGGCGCGCTCGCAAGCACAAAGCACATCCCCATGGGGCGCCTTGGCAAGCCTGCCGAAGCGGCCCGCGCCATTTTCTTTCTTGCCACGCCACTGTCGTCGTACACGACGGGCAGCCACATCGACGTTTCCGGAGGCCATTCTCGTCATGCCTAA
- a CDS encoding IclR family transcriptional regulator, which translates to MSGSSLSGSATDSVVDGGSDKYMVPALERGLRLLQEFGRDNPALGAPELARRMQLPRATVFRMLNTLESMGFLQRAEGGNDYRLGLSVLRLGFEFLSSMDLTELGQPVIARLCEEIRFPCNIVVRDGRSIVYVAKVTPPTPLTSSVRVGTRLPAHATLLGRILLADLSLPELRALYPEEHLEGHSPNTPRTVGELFDLVQSDRERGHVAGAGFYESSISTIAAPVRDHSGRVIAALGVTLASAQIDPGRQTELVPRVCAAADELSELLNYRPQSSAQVLSITSRRAGGGHA; encoded by the coding sequence ATGTCAGGTTCTTCCCTTTCCGGTAGCGCGACCGACAGCGTCGTCGACGGCGGCTCCGACAAGTACATGGTGCCGGCGCTGGAGCGCGGTCTGCGCCTGCTGCAGGAGTTCGGCCGCGACAACCCCGCGCTGGGTGCGCCCGAGCTGGCGCGTCGCATGCAGCTGCCGCGCGCCACGGTGTTTCGCATGCTCAACACGCTGGAGAGCATGGGCTTTCTGCAACGCGCCGAGGGCGGTAACGACTACCGGCTGGGCCTGTCCGTGCTGCGCCTGGGCTTCGAGTTCCTGTCCTCCATGGACCTGACCGAGCTGGGCCAGCCCGTGATCGCGCGGCTGTGCGAGGAAATCCGCTTCCCCTGCAACATCGTGGTGCGCGACGGCCGCTCCATCGTCTATGTGGCCAAGGTCACGCCGCCGACGCCGCTGACCAGCTCGGTGCGAGTGGGCACGCGGCTGCCCGCCCATGCCACGCTGCTGGGACGCATCCTGCTGGCCGACCTGTCGCTGCCGGAGCTGCGCGCCCTCTATCCCGAAGAGCATCTGGAAGGCCATTCGCCCAATACGCCCAGGACCGTGGGCGAGCTGTTCGACCTGGTGCAGTCCGATCGCGAGCGCGGCCATGTGGCCGGTGCAGGTTTCTACGAAAGCTCGATCTCCACCATCGCCGCGCCCGTGCGTGACCACAGCGGTCGCGTCATCGCGGCCCTGGGTGTGACCCTGGCCTCGGCCCAGATCGACCCCGGTCGCCAGACGGAGCTGGTGCCGCGCGTGTGCGCGGCGGCGGACGAACTGTCCGAGCTGCTCAACTACCGGCCGCAGTCCAGCGCGCAGGTTCTGTCCATCACTTCAAGGCGCGCAGGAGGCGGCCATGCATGA
- a CDS encoding aspartate dehydrogenase — MKNIALIGCGAIGSSVLELLSGDARLQVGWVLVPEITPAVRETAARLAPQALLLQGLPGDAVPDLLVECAGHAAIEEHVLPALARGIPAVIASIGALSAPGMAERVQAAAEAGKTQAQLLSGAIGGIDALAAARVGGLETVVYTGRKPPKAWSGTPAEQVCDLDSLTEAFCIFEGSAREAAQLYPKNANVAATLSLAGLGLDKTMVRLFADPAVQENVHQVEARGAFGAMELTMRGKPLAANPKTSALTVYSVVRSVLNNVAPLAI, encoded by the coding sequence ATGAAAAATATTGCTTTGATTGGCTGCGGCGCGATTGGCTCCAGTGTTCTGGAGCTTTTGAGCGGAGACGCCCGGTTGCAGGTGGGCTGGGTACTGGTTCCCGAGATCACGCCGGCCGTGCGCGAGACGGCTGCCCGCCTGGCGCCGCAGGCGCTGCTGCTGCAGGGCTTGCCCGGCGATGCGGTGCCGGATCTGCTGGTGGAATGCGCGGGTCATGCAGCCATCGAGGAGCATGTGCTGCCGGCGCTGGCGCGCGGCATTCCTGCGGTCATCGCATCCATAGGCGCTTTGAGCGCACCGGGCATGGCCGAGCGCGTACAGGCTGCGGCCGAGGCTGGCAAGACGCAGGCACAGTTGCTGTCAGGTGCCATCGGCGGCATTGATGCCCTGGCTGCGGCGCGCGTGGGCGGCCTGGAGACGGTGGTCTACACGGGCCGCAAGCCGCCCAAGGCCTGGAGCGGTACCCCGGCCGAGCAGGTCTGCGATCTGGACAGCCTGACCGAGGCCTTCTGCATTTTCGAAGGCTCGGCGCGCGAGGCCGCGCAGCTCTATCCCAAGAATGCGAATGTGGCGGCCACCTTGTCGCTGGCCGGACTGGGGCTGGACAAGACCATGGTGCGTCTGTTTGCCGATCCTGCTGTTCAGGAGAACGTGCACCAGGTCGAGGCGCGAGGTGCCTTCGGTGCCATGGAGCTGACCATGCGCGGCAAGCCGCTGGCGGCCAATCCCAAGACCTCGGCGCTGACCGTCTACAGCGTTGTGCGCTCGGTACTCAACAACGTGGCGCCACTGGCCATCTGA
- a CDS encoding IclR family transcriptional regulator encodes MSETPEISTNEQDRYTVPALDRGLRLLACFGPAQPVWTAPELARKLELPRSTVFRMLTTLENSGYLQRSGTEYRLGLAVLRLGYDYLSTQPLAQLAEPVLQALCEELGMTSNLALRDGTSVVYVARVTPSGAFQGAVRVGSRLPAHATVLGRALLHDMDGAQLRSVFGGEELPQFSESTPRNVDELLRLLAEDRERGYAMGEGFYEPGVSSIAAPVRAADGRVVAGLAMAIPFTELGPEKTQLWVQKVQQAAETLSAHLRQQHPDHLR; translated from the coding sequence ATGAGCGAAACCCCCGAGATTTCAACCAACGAACAAGATCGTTACACCGTGCCCGCTTTGGACCGAGGACTGCGCCTGCTGGCCTGCTTTGGCCCGGCGCAACCGGTCTGGACTGCGCCCGAGCTGGCACGCAAGCTCGAGCTGCCGCGCTCCACGGTGTTTCGCATGTTGACCACGCTTGAAAACTCGGGGTATCTGCAGCGCAGCGGAACCGAATACCGGCTCGGTCTGGCCGTGCTGCGTCTGGGCTATGACTATCTGTCCACCCAGCCGCTGGCGCAACTGGCCGAGCCGGTGCTGCAGGCCTTGTGCGAGGAGCTGGGCATGACCAGCAATCTTGCATTGCGCGACGGCACTTCGGTGGTCTATGTGGCACGCGTCACTCCGTCCGGAGCATTCCAGGGCGCGGTGCGCGTTGGCTCGCGTCTGCCGGCGCATGCGACGGTGCTTGGACGAGCCCTGCTGCATGACATGGACGGCGCGCAGTTGCGCTCGGTGTTTGGCGGCGAGGAGCTGCCCCAGTTCTCCGAGAGCACGCCGCGCAATGTCGACGAGCTGCTGCGCCTGCTGGCCGAGGATCGCGAGCGCGGCTATGCCATGGGCGAGGGCTTTTACGAGCCTGGTGTTTCCAGTATTGCGGCGCCGGTGCGTGCCGCAGACGGGCGGGTGGTTGCGGGACTGGCCATGGCCATTCCGTTTACCGAGCTGGGGCCCGAGAAAACCCAGCTCTGGGTGCAGAAGGTGCAGCAGGCGGCAGAGACTCTGTCCGCCCATTTGCGCCAGCAGCACCCGGACCATTTGCGCTGA
- a CDS encoding SDR family oxidoreductase translates to MTLNTMPSTGQLAGRRILVTGAARGLGFAFAQTLCRQGAQLVMADLRAELLSEAVAKLRAMGFEAHGVAFDASNPASIEQCAQQAVQTLGGLDGLVNNAAVTDSGGKGMDDIALEKWDQVMNVNVRGVWLMTRACRAALKDSGRGAIVNLASDTAMWGAPNLMAYVASKGAVMAMTRSMARELGADAITINAVAPGLVLVEATEYVPEHRHRLYIDQRALQREQGPEDVSGAVSYLLSDGARFVTGQVLPVNGGFVMN, encoded by the coding sequence ATGACCCTCAACACCATGCCTTCCACCGGTCAGCTCGCTGGGCGCCGGATCCTTGTGACCGGCGCTGCGCGCGGCCTGGGTTTTGCTTTTGCGCAGACGCTGTGCCGGCAGGGGGCGCAGCTTGTGATGGCCGATCTGCGCGCCGAATTGCTGAGCGAAGCCGTTGCCAAGCTGCGCGCCATGGGCTTCGAGGCTCACGGCGTCGCCTTTGATGCGAGCAACCCGGCTTCCATCGAACAGTGCGCACAGCAGGCCGTGCAGACCCTGGGCGGTCTGGACGGCCTGGTCAACAACGCGGCCGTGACGGACTCCGGCGGCAAGGGCATGGATGACATCGCCCTGGAAAAGTGGGATCAGGTGATGAACGTCAATGTGCGTGGCGTCTGGCTGATGACCCGTGCCTGCCGTGCGGCGCTCAAGGACAGCGGGCGCGGTGCCATCGTCAATCTGGCTTCCGACACCGCCATGTGGGGCGCGCCCAACCTGATGGCCTATGTGGCGAGCAAGGGCGCCGTGATGGCCATGACGCGTTCCATGGCGCGCGAGCTGGGCGCGGATGCCATCACCATCAATGCCGTGGCGCCGGGCCTGGTGCTGGTCGAGGCCACCGAGTACGTGCCCGAGCACCGCCATCGCCTCTACATCGACCAGCGCGCACTGCAGCGCGAGCAGGGGCCCGAGGATGTCTCGGGTGCCGTGTCCTATCTGCTGTCCGACGGTGCGCGCTTTGTGACGGGGCAGGTCCTGCCCGTCAACGGCGGCTTCGTCATGAATTGA
- a CDS encoding 5'-methylthioadenosine/adenosylhomocysteine nucleosidase: MTLAILSALAEEQHGLVDAMQDMQCLRHAGRDFWLGRLHGHEVVCALSGIGKVAAATTTAALIERFGVRGILFTGVAGGIGADVNVGDVVIARTFLQHDMDASPIFPRWQLPGYGCSTLACDEAATDRLVQAADSAVRSGIVAAYASARVHRGLIASGDQFVSSRQASAQLRADLEAAGHAVLAVEMEGAAVAQTCLDYGTPFAAMRTISDRADDSAHVDFSDFVRTVASRYAQRVVLDFLRQTPAKKQAVC, encoded by the coding sequence ATGACGCTTGCCATTCTCAGCGCTCTTGCCGAAGAACAACACGGCCTGGTCGACGCCATGCAGGACATGCAATGCCTGCGCCATGCCGGGCGCGACTTCTGGCTGGGCCGCCTGCACGGGCATGAGGTGGTGTGTGCGCTGTCGGGCATCGGCAAGGTGGCCGCTGCCACCACCACCGCCGCGCTGATCGAGCGCTTTGGCGTGCGCGGCATTCTGTTCACCGGCGTGGCCGGCGGCATCGGTGCGGATGTGAACGTGGGCGATGTGGTGATCGCGCGGACTTTCCTGCAGCATGACATGGATGCCTCGCCGATCTTTCCGCGCTGGCAGTTGCCCGGCTACGGCTGCAGCACCCTGGCTTGCGACGAGGCGGCGACGGACAGGCTGGTGCAGGCTGCCGACTCGGCGGTTCGCTCCGGCATCGTGGCTGCGTATGCTTCGGCTCGCGTCCATCGGGGCTTGATTGCCAGCGGCGATCAGTTTGTCAGCTCGCGCCAGGCCAGCGCACAGCTCAGAGCCGATCTGGAGGCCGCCGGCCATGCCGTGCTGGCCGTGGAGATGGAGGGCGCCGCCGTGGCCCAGACCTGCCTGGATTACGGCACGCCGTTTGCCGCGATGCGAACCATCTCGGACCGGGCGGACGACAGCGCCCATGTGGATTTTTCGGATTTCGTGCGCACGGTGGCAAGCCGCTACGCGCAACGCGTGGTGCTGGACTTTCTGCGCCAGACACCTGCGAAGAAGCAGGCTGTGTGCTAA